The Amycolatopsis coloradensis sequence GGTGAAACTGCCGCACACCGAGGACGACGACCTGCTCGCCTCGTTCCTCACGCTCTCCGACGTGTTCGCGACCGGCCACCACGCGGCGGTCAAAGCGGGCGTGAACGAGCGCACCACAGTCACTGTCATCGGTGACGGCGCCGTCGGTCTCTCCGCGGTTCTCGCGGCGAAGCGCCTCGGCGCCGAGCGCATCATCCTGATGGGCCGCCACCGGACCCGCACGGACCTCGGCCGTGAGTTCGGCGCGACAGACGTCGTAGCCGAGCGCGGCGACGAAGGCATCGAGAAGGTCCGAGAGCTGACGAACGGCGAAGGCACGCACACAGTCCTCGAATGCGTCGGCACGAAGCCCGCCTTCGAGATGGGTGTCGGCGCGGTCCGCCCCGGCGGCACGGTCAGCCGCGTCGGCGTGCCGCAGTACGCCGAGGGCCCGATCGGTCCGTCACTCTTCCGTCGCAACATCACCGTCACCGGTGGCGTCGCCCCCGCCCGCCACTACATCCCCGAACTGCTCGAAGACGTCGTCGAGGGCAAGTACCAGCCGGGCAAGGTCTTCGACCGGACCATCGGGCTCGAAGAGGTCCCCGGCGGTTACCGCGCGATGGCGGACCGCGAAGCGCTCAAGGTGCTCGTCAAACCCTGACTGGAATACCTTGTCCCCATGGACATGATCACCCCGGAGCCGCGCCCCGCCTGGATCGCCGGACGCCCCGAGCAGGGCGCTTCGACGATCACCGTGCATCACCCCTACGACGGCAGCGAAGTCGCCACCGTCGCGGTGCCCGGACCGGAGCAGGTCGAACGAGCGGTGAGCGCTGCGGCGAGCGTCGCGAAGGAGTTCCGGCGTTCCTCGGCACACAGCCGTGCCGCGGCGCTCGACCACGTTTCGCGGGTCATCGCCGGCCGGGCCGAGGAGATCGCCGAGGTCATCACCGCCGAGAACGGCAAGCCGCTCAAGTGGGCCGACGCGGAGGTCCGGCGCGCGGTGTCGGTGTTCCGGATCGCGGCCGAAGAGGCCCGCCGGTTCAGCGGCGACCTGCAGCGCCTGGACACCGACCCCGCGGGCGAGGGCAGGCTGGCACTGACCCGGCGTATCCCGCGCGGCCCGGTGCTGGGCATCGCGCCGTTCAACTTCCCCCTGAACCTGGTGGCGCACAAGGTGGCGCCGTCGCTCGCGGTCGGCGCGCCGATCATCGTCAAACCCGCGCCGCGCACGCCGTTGTCCGCGCTGATCCTCGGCGAGATCCTGGCCGAGACGGACCTGCCGGAAGGCGCGTTCTCGGTGCTGCCGCTCGGCAACGAGGAGACTTCGGCGCTGGTCGCGGATCCTCGGCTCCCGGTCGTGTCGTTCACCGGTTCGGGTCCGGTCGGCTGGTCGATCGCGGATGCCGCGCCGCGCAAGCACGTCGTGCTCGAACTCGGCGGCAACGCGGCCGCCGTCGTGCTCCGCGACTGGCCGGATCCGGAAGGTGCCGCGGAGCGCATCGCGACCTTCGGCAACTACCAGGCCGGGCAGTCCTGCATCGCCGTGCAGCGGGTCATCGTGGAACGCGAAGTCGCCGAGGAGTTCGTGCCCGCGTTGGTGGAAGCCGTGCGGGCACAGCGAACCGGTGACCCGTACGACAAGAACACCGACGTGGGCCCGGTCGTCGACGAGGCCGCCGCGGAGCGGATCGTCGCCTGGATCGACGAAGCCGTCGCCGCCGGCGCGAAGGTCCTCACCGGCGGCAAGCGGGACGGCGCGACGGTGGAGCCGACCGTGCTCACCGACGTGCCACCGTCCACAAAGGCCTGGGCGGAGGAGATCTTCGGGCCGGTACTCGCAGTGTCCCTTGTGGACGGTGTCGACGAGGCTTTCGCGTCGGTCAACGAATCCGCCTACGGCTTGCAGGCCGGAGTGTTCACCCGCGACGTGCATCTCGCCTTCTACGCGTCGACGGAACTCGAAGTCGGCGGCGTGATCATCGGCGACGTCCCGAGCTACCGCGCGGACCAGATGCCCTACGGCGGCGTCAAGGGATCGGGCGTCGGCAGGGAAGGCGTCCTGGCCGCGATGCACGACCTCACCGAGGAACGGGTCACCGTCTTCACCGGCATCGACCTCTAGTCCGGGGTGACGGCCTGCGCGAACCCGAACACCTTGTCCGGGTCGTAGGTCTTCGCCACCTGCTTGAGGCGGGTGACGTTGCCGCCGTAGTAGGCCGTCATCCAGTCGGGCAGGGCGGGGTCGATGTAGTTGACGTAGCCCCCGTCCAGCCCGAGCCCTGTCACCACCTCCGCGACGGAATCCGTTGCCGCGGAACGGTTACGCGCGTCCGCCTGACTGTAGATCTGGACGCTGCCGAGCGCTTTCCGGTGCCAGAACGCCGTGGCGTCAGGGGCGATGTCGGCGACGGCGCCGCCGAGGCCGTCGACCAGCAGGTCCATTCCGCGCCTGCCCTTGAGGATCGACGTCACTTTCGCGGGATCCGCCGGTTGGCCGAGAATCCGCGACGAGGCCACAAAGGACTGACGATTCTCGCTGCCGGAGAAGTACTTCATGGCACCGAGATAGTCGAGCTGCTTGACCGAACGCGTCGCACCGGCGAATCCGTTCAGCAGCTTGCCCAAGGAAGCGGAATCGCCCACGTAGCAACCGGAAATCCGCGCACCGACCGAAGTCCCGCCGGACAGCACGACGTTCGCCCACAACTCCGGCGGGGCTTCGGGTAGCCAGCGCTGCCACTCGGCGACGACATCGTCCGCGCTGCCCGCCGGGAAATGCAAGGAGAACACCGAAACGGCCGACGGCGCGGGATCCGTGCGGAAGGTGAACGAGGTGACGACACCGAAGTTGCCACCGCCCCCACCGCGCAACGCCCAGAACAGCTCCGGCTCGGAATCCGCCGACACCCTCCGGAGTTCCCCGTCCGCCGTGACCACGCGCGCGGACACCAGATGGTCACAGGTGAGACCGTATTTCCTGGCCAGGACACCGATTCCGCCGCCGAGCGTCAGCCCGGCGATCCCGACACTCGGACAGGAACCCGCGGGCAGGCAACGGCCCGCCGCGCCCAGCGTCGCGTAGACGTCCTTCAGCTTCGCGCCCGCACCGATCACGACCTGATCACCTTGGACGTCCACTGAGGACATTCCGCCGAGGTCGATCATCAAGCCACCGTCGGGAACCGAATAGCCGGCGTAACTGTGCCCACCACCGCGCGCGGCGATGGGAACCCGCCTCGCGGCAGCGGAAACAGCCACCTGTACGTCTTCGGGCTTGGCGCAGTTCGCGATCGCGGCGGGCCTGAGTCCGTCGAAGGCCGGATTGAATACGCGTTTGGCGCTGTCGTAGCCGGAATCCCCTGGCAGGAGCAGGGAAACCTTGCTCCGCAACGCCGCCCAGTCCGGCGAACCGGACGGCGGCGTGACACCGGCGCTCGGCGGCAACGACGTTCCCGGGGCGGAGCTGGGCGCCTGGCCGGAAGGCACGGCGGAGCACGCCGTCGCGGCCACCCCGGCCGCTGTCGCACCGGCGAGTTTGAGGAAGTTCCTTCGCCCCAGCTTCATGCCCGTTAGACGCCCATGGGGCGGGCAGGTTGCGGCCTTACGCCCGAAGGTGTGCGCTCACCGGCACGACCAGCGGCGTACCGGACACCGGATCGGCCATGACCTTCGCCGTCAGACCGAAGATCTCCTCGAGCAGCGGCTCGGTGAGCACCTCGGCGGGTGGGCCCTGCGCGACGATCCTGCCGTCGCGCATCGCCACCAGCTTGTCGGCGTACCTGGCGGCGAGGTTCAGGTCGTGCAGCACCATCACCACGGTGGTCCCGCGTTCGTCGTGCAGCCGGTACACCAGGTCCAGCACGTCGATCTGGTGTGCCAGGTCGAGATACGTGATCGGCTCGTCGAGCAGGAGCAGGCCGGTCTCCTGCGCCAGCGTCATCGAGATCCACGCCCGCTGCCGCTGCCCGCCGGAGAGCTGGTCGACGACCCGGCCGGCGTGCTCCTCCATCCCGGTCAGCCGCAGCGCCCGCTCGATCGCCTCGTCGTCGGAGGAAGACCACTGCCGGTACCAGCTCTGATGCGGATGCCGCCCCCGCCGGACCAGATCCGAGACGGTCAGCCCTTCGGGTGCGGACGGCGTCTGCGGCAACAGGCCGATGATCTTGGCGACCTCGCGGGTCGGCAGCTTGTCGATGCGCTCACCGTCGAGCAGCACCGCGCCCTGCCGTGGCTTGAGCAACCGCGCCAGCGCACGCAGCAGGGTCGACTTTCCGCAGCCGTTGGGGCCGATGATCGCGGTGACGGTCCCGTCGAGGACGTCGAGGTCCAGCCCGGTCACGACGGGCGTTTCGCCGTAGCCGAGTTCCAATTCCCGGGCACGCAGTCTGGCGTTCACGCGCGCTCCTCCTTACGGCTGCGGATGAACAGGAAGATCAGGTACGGCGCACCGAGGATCGCCGTGAGCACGCCGACCGGGAGCCCGGACAGGCCGGGCGTCACCCGCACCACGAAATCCGCGCCGACGGTCAGCAACGCGCCGAGGACCATCGAGCCGAACAGCGGCGGCTGCGCGGAGCGGACCAGCCTCAAGGCGATCTGCGGGGTGGCCAGCGCGACGAAGGTGATCGGGCCCGCGGCCGCGGTGGCGACGGCGGCCAAGGCCGCGCCGAGCAGCAGCAGGGTCCCCCGGGCGGCGTCCACCCGGATACCGAGACCGCGCGCGGTGTCGTCGCCGAACTGGAGGCCGCCGATGGTGTGCCCGGCGACCAGCGTGACCGGCGCGAGGACGGCCAACGCGAGCAGGACCGGGGCGACCGACTCCCAGCCGACGTCGGCGAGGCTGCCCACGATCCACGTCGTGGCCCGCGCGGCGTTGTCGACGTCTCCGATGGTCAGCAGCCAGTACACGAGGTTGTAGCCGACGGCCGAAAGCGCGATACCGATCAGCACGAGCCGGTAGCCGTCGATCCCGCGCCGCCAGGAAAGCGCGTACAGCAGGATTCCCGCGATCACGCCGCCCGCCAGTCCGGCGAGGGGGACGCCCAGCGTGCTCGCCAGGCCGCTGACCTGGCCGCCGGTGCCGCCCGCGACGATCACGCCGACCGCGCCGACGCCCGCGCCCCAGGTGATGCCGAGGATGTCCGGGCTGGCCAGCGGGTTCCTGGCGATGGTCTGGAACAGCGCGCCGGACAGCCCGAGGGCCGCGCCGACCCCGATCGCGGTCAAGGTACGCGGCATCCGCAGGTCGAAGATGATCCCGCGTTCCCGCGCGGTGCCGCCGCCGAACAACGTCTTCAGGACGTCGCCGAGGCCGATGTGGGAGGTGCCGATACCGATGTTCAGCGCCGCGACCAGCACCAGTGCGACCGCCGCGAGGGTCACGACGGCGAGCGTCCTCGGCCGGACGGTCCAGGCCGCCGGGCCGAGCGAGATCACCTTGGGAGCCGTCATATCCGTGCCAGGCCCTTCTTGCGGACGAGGTGGACGAACACCGGCACGCCGAGCACCGCCAGCATGATGCCGACCTCCAGGTTGTCCGAGGCGACGACGCGGCCGAGCAGGTCCGCCGCCAGCAGCAGGATCGCGCCGAGCACGGCCGAGAACGGCACCAGCCACCGGTAGTCGGGTCCGCTGAT is a genomic window containing:
- a CDS encoding iron ABC transporter permease; this encodes MTAPKVISLGPAAWTVRPRTLAVVTLAAVALVLVAALNIGIGTSHIGLGDVLKTLFGGGTARERGIIFDLRMPRTLTAIGVGAALGLSGALFQTIARNPLASPDILGITWGAGVGAVGVIVAGGTGGQVSGLASTLGVPLAGLAGGVIAGILLYALSWRRGIDGYRLVLIGIALSAVGYNLVYWLLTIGDVDNAARATTWIVGSLADVGWESVAPVLLALAVLAPVTLVAGHTIGGLQFGDDTARGLGIRVDAARGTLLLLGAALAAVATAAAGPITFVALATPQIALRLVRSAQPPLFGSMVLGALLTVGADFVVRVTPGLSGLPVGVLTAILGAPYLIFLFIRSRKEERA
- a CDS encoding aldehyde dehydrogenase family protein yields the protein MDMITPEPRPAWIAGRPEQGASTITVHHPYDGSEVATVAVPGPEQVERAVSAAASVAKEFRRSSAHSRAAALDHVSRVIAGRAEEIAEVITAENGKPLKWADAEVRRAVSVFRIAAEEARRFSGDLQRLDTDPAGEGRLALTRRIPRGPVLGIAPFNFPLNLVAHKVAPSLAVGAPIIVKPAPRTPLSALILGEILAETDLPEGAFSVLPLGNEETSALVADPRLPVVSFTGSGPVGWSIADAAPRKHVVLELGGNAAAVVLRDWPDPEGAAERIATFGNYQAGQSCIAVQRVIVEREVAEEFVPALVEAVRAQRTGDPYDKNTDVGPVVDEAAAERIVAWIDEAVAAGAKVLTGGKRDGATVEPTVLTDVPPSTKAWAEEIFGPVLAVSLVDGVDEAFASVNESAYGLQAGVFTRDVHLAFYASTELEVGGVIIGDVPSYRADQMPYGGVKGSGVGREGVLAAMHDLTEERVTVFTGIDL
- a CDS encoding zinc-dependent alcohol dehydrogenase family protein, giving the protein MRATLIYGAGDVRVETVPDPKLSEPTDALLRVVRSCICGSDLWPYGSMPARDRGVRIGHEFLGVVEAVGSDVTTLKPGDLAVAPFVYSDNTCQFCREGLHTSCLHGGNWGAKGVDAGQGEAVRVPQADGTLVKLPHTEDDDLLASFLTLSDVFATGHHAAVKAGVNERTTVTVIGDGAVGLSAVLAAKRLGAERIILMGRHRTRTDLGREFGATDVVAERGDEGIEKVRELTNGEGTHTVLECVGTKPAFEMGVGAVRPGGTVSRVGVPQYAEGPIGPSLFRRNITVTGGVAPARHYIPELLEDVVEGKYQPGKVFDRTIGLEEVPGGYRAMADREALKVLVKP
- a CDS encoding ABC transporter ATP-binding protein, with translation MNARLRARELELGYGETPVVTGLDLDVLDGTVTAIIGPNGCGKSTLLRALARLLKPRQGAVLLDGERIDKLPTREVAKIIGLLPQTPSAPEGLTVSDLVRRGRHPHQSWYRQWSSSDDEAIERALRLTGMEEHAGRVVDQLSGGQRQRAWISMTLAQETGLLLLDEPITYLDLAHQIDVLDLVYRLHDERGTTVVMVLHDLNLAARYADKLVAMRDGRIVAQGPPAEVLTEPLLEEIFGLTAKVMADPVSGTPLVVPVSAHLRA
- a CDS encoding FAD-binding oxidoreductase, which produces MKLGRRNFLKLAGATAAGVAATACSAVPSGQAPSSAPGTSLPPSAGVTPPSGSPDWAALRSKVSLLLPGDSGYDSAKRVFNPAFDGLRPAAIANCAKPEDVQVAVSAAARRVPIAARGGGHSYAGYSVPDGGLMIDLGGMSSVDVQGDQVVIGAGAKLKDVYATLGAAGRCLPAGSCPSVGIAGLTLGGGIGVLARKYGLTCDHLVSARVVTADGELRRVSADSEPELFWALRGGGGGNFGVVTSFTFRTDPAPSAVSVFSLHFPAGSADDVVAEWQRWLPEAPPELWANVVLSGGTSVGARISGCYVGDSASLGKLLNGFAGATRSVKQLDYLGAMKYFSGSENRQSFVASSRILGQPADPAKVTSILKGRRGMDLLVDGLGGAVADIAPDATAFWHRKALGSVQIYSQADARNRSAATDSVAEVVTGLGLDGGYVNYIDPALPDWMTAYYGGNVTRLKQVAKTYDPDKVFGFAQAVTPD